The following coding sequences lie in one Miscanthus floridulus cultivar M001 unplaced genomic scaffold, ASM1932011v1 fs_155_2, whole genome shotgun sequence genomic window:
- the LOC136530551 gene encoding cytochrome P450 87A3-like, translated as MSMHYLAALSVTLGAILLLRWAFKWMNGGRTGEEGMLLPPGSRGLPLLGETLEFFAASPTLELVPFFKRRLERFGPIFRTNIVGEDLIVSLDPELNARVLQQEERGFQIWYPSSFMRILGANNMVSMLGPLHRHIRNLVLRLFGPEALRLVLLHDVQQTARDELRSWLDRPDVEVRTATSRMIFGVTAKKLISHDDVASGGSLWKCFDAWTKGLMSFPICVPGTAFYKCMQGRKNVMKVLKQQLDERRNAAERKTVDFFDIVIDELNKPNSIMNENIALNLLFLLLFASHETTSMALTVILKFLTDNPKALQELTDEHEKIVERRVDPDSDITWEEYKSMKFTSHVIHESLRLANIAPVVFRQANQDVHIKGYTIPEGSKIMICPSAAHLNSKVYEDPLAFNPWRWKDTPEPVGGSKDFMAFGGGLRLCVGADFAKLQMAMFLHCLVTNYRWKALSKGTMKLYPGLRFPDGFHIQLLMKT; from the exons ATGTCGATGCATTACTTAGCTGCTCTGTCGGTGACTCTGGGAGCTATCTTGCTTCTCCGTTGGGCCTTCAAATGGATGAACGGCGGCCGGACGGGTGAAGAAGGGATGCTGCTGCCGCCGGGGTCTAGGGGCCTGCCACTCCTCGGCGAGACGCTTGAGTTCTTCGCGGCGTCCCCGACCCTTGAACTAGTGCCCTTCTTCAAGCGACGGTTGGAGAG GTTCGGCCCCATCTTCCGCACGAACATAGTTGGCGAGGACCTGATCGTGTCGCTGGACCCGGAGCTGAACGCGCGCGTGCTGCAGCAGGAGGAGCGCGGCTTCCAGATCTGGTACCCCTCCTCTTTCATGCGCATCTTGGGCGCTAACAACATGGTCTCCATGCTCGGCCCGCTCCACCGCCACATTAGGAACCTCGTGCTCCGCCTCTTTGGGCCCGAGGCCCTCCGCCTGGTCCTGCTCCATGACGTGCAGCAGACCGCGCGCGACGAGCTCCGCTCATGGCTCGACCGGCCGGACGTCGAGGTCAGGACGGCCACCTCCAGG ATGATATTTGGCGTCACGGCAAAGAAGCTGATCAGCCACGACGACGTGGCATCAGGAGGAAGCCTGTGGAAATGCTTCGACGCCTGGACCAAGGGGCTGATGTCATTCCCGATCTGTGTTCCTGGAACAGCCTTCTACAAATGCATGCAG GGACGCAAGAACGTTATGAAGGTACTCAAGCAGCAGCTCGATGAGCGCAGGAACGCAGCCGAGCGCAAGACCGTGGATTTCTTCGATATTGTGATCGATGAGCTCAACAAGCCAAACTCTATAATGAACGAGAACATCGCGTTGAACTTGTTGTTCTTGCTCCTCTTTGCAAGCCACGAAACGACGTCGATGGCACTGACCGTGATACTCAAGTTTCTGACAGACAATCCAAAGGCCTTGCAAGAATTGACC GACGAGCATGAAAAAATCGTGGAAAGAAGGGTGGATCCAGACTCTGACATCACCTGGGAGGAGTATAAGTCTATGAAATTCACATCTCAT GTTATACATGAATCTCTTAGGCTAGCAAACATTGCTCCGGTGGTGTTCAGACAAGCAAACCAGGACGTACACATAAAGG GGTACACTATCCCAGAAGGATCAAAGATCATGATCTGTCCATCTGCAGCTCACCTGAATTCAAAGGTTTACGAGGACCCCTTGGCGTTCAATCCATGGAGATGGAAG GATACTCCTGAACCAGTTGGTGGCTCTAAGGATTTTATGGCCTTTGGGGGTGGTTTACGGTTATGTGTTGGTGCTGATTTTGCCAAGCTACAAATGGCTATGTTCCTCCACTGCTTGGTCACCAATTACAG ATGGAAAGCCCTCAGCAAAGGGACGATGAAGCTTTATCCCGGGCTGCGATTTCCAGACGGCTTTCACATCCAGCTTCTTATGAAAACATGA